One window of uncultured Trichococcus sp. genomic DNA carries:
- the fba gene encoding class II fructose-1,6-bisphosphate aldolase, which translates to MSRLVSMTDMLNKALEGKYAVGQFNINNLEWTQAVLQAAQEEKSPVILGVSEGAAKYMGGHLVVAAMTNALLETMDITVPVALHLDHGTSFESCKSAIDAGYSSVMIDKSHYPIDENIAQTKLVVEYAHSKGASVEAEIGTVGGTEDGITGGIQYADPAECLRLTTETAIDALAAALGSVHGPYSGEPVLGFDEMKEISELTHKPLVLHGGSGIPEHQIKKAIEFGHSKINVNTECQQVFTAAVREKLATDANVYDPRKVIGPGKEAIVAVVKERMQVFGSSNKA; encoded by the coding sequence ATGAGTCGTTTAGTAAGTATGACAGATATGTTAAACAAAGCGTTAGAAGGAAAGTATGCCGTAGGACAATTCAACATCAACAACCTTGAGTGGACACAAGCTGTATTGCAAGCTGCACAAGAAGAAAAATCTCCAGTTATTTTGGGTGTTTCTGAAGGCGCAGCAAAATACATGGGCGGACACTTAGTTGTTGCAGCTATGACTAATGCTTTATTAGAAACTATGGATATCACTGTTCCTGTAGCATTGCATCTTGACCACGGTACAAGCTTTGAAAGCTGCAAATCCGCTATCGATGCTGGTTACTCATCTGTAATGATCGACAAATCACATTACCCTATCGATGAAAACATTGCACAAACTAAATTAGTAGTTGAGTACGCACACTCTAAAGGCGCTTCTGTAGAAGCTGAAATCGGAACTGTCGGCGGTACTGAAGACGGAATCACTGGCGGAATCCAATACGCTGATCCAGCTGAATGCCTACGTTTGACTACTGAAACAGCTATCGATGCATTGGCTGCTGCTTTAGGTTCTGTACACGGACCTTACTCTGGCGAACCTGTACTTGGTTTCGACGAAATGAAAGAAATTTCTGAATTGACTCACAAACCATTAGTATTACACGGCGGTTCAGGAATTCCAGAACACCAAATCAAAAAAGCTATCGAGTTCGGACATTCAAAAATCAACGTAAACACTGAATGCCAACAAGTCTTTACAGCTGCTGTAAGAGAAAAATTAGCTACAGACGCTAACGTTTACGATCCTCGTAAAGTTATCGGACCTGGTAAAGAAGCTATCGTTGCAGTCGTTAAAGAAAGAATGCAAGTTTTCGGTTCAAGCAACAAAGCTTAA